DNA sequence from the Blastomonas fulva genome:
CGCCCGCCGCCAGCCTGGCGAGCGGGTGGTCGTGCGTGCCGTTGGCGATGGCGAGGTGCGCGCCCGCGCTGGTCGCGATCCGTGCCGCCTCGAGCTTGGAGAGCATACCGCCCGATCCCATCCCCGATGCAGAGCCGCCATCGGCCATGGCGCGGATCCGCGCATCGATCCGCGCGACGCTCTCGACAAGCTTGGCGTCGGGGTCGTTCTTCGGGTTGGCGGTGTAGAGCCCGTCGACGTCGGAGAGCAGCACCACGCCGCCAGCGCCTGCCGCCTGCGCGATGCGCGCGGCGAGCCGGTCGTTGTCGCCGAAGCGGATTTCCTCGGTCGCGACCGAATCATTCTCGTTGATCACCGGCACCACGCCCAGCGCGATCAACCGGCGCAAGGTAGCCGACGCGTTGAGGAAGCGCCTGCGATCTTCCAGATCGTCGAGCGTGACCAGCATCTGCGCGGCGGTGATGGCATGATCACCCAGCAGCTCGGCCCAGCACTGGCTGAGCGCAATCTGCCCGGTGGCGGCGGCTGCCTGCGCATCCTCAAGGCTGGCGCGGCCGCCCTTGGGCAGCCCGAGCCGCCGTGCGCCCAGCGCGATCGCGCCCGAGGAGACGATGACGATGCGCTGCCCGGCCGCGGTCCGCGCGGCGATGTCGTCGACCAAGGACGCCAGCCATTCGCGCCGGACGGTCCCGTCGGGCGCCACCAGCAGCGCCGAGCCGACCTTGACCACCAGCACCGGACAGGCGGCGGCAGACAGCAGGGCGGCGGGGGAAGGGGCGTGGGTCATCGTTCAAATCCCGTTTTCCGGCGAAAGCGGCACCAAGTGAGTTACAGGCGAAACAGACGGTCTTCCATCCCCGTCATTCCC
Encoded proteins:
- the proB gene encoding glutamate 5-kinase; this encodes MTHAPSPAALLSAAACPVLVVKVGSALLVAPDGTVRREWLASLVDDIAARTAAGQRIVIVSSGAIALGARRLGLPKGGRASLEDAQAAAATGQIALSQCWAELLGDHAITAAQMLVTLDDLEDRRRFLNASATLRRLIALGVVPVINENDSVATEEIRFGDNDRLAARIAQAAGAGGVVLLSDVDGLYTANPKNDPDAKLVESVARIDARIRAMADGGSASGMGSGGMLSKLEAARIATSAGAHLAIANGTHDHPLARLAAGGRATVFTAGPQGKGRKLWLAGRMTARGRITVDAGAQAALAKGSSLLAAGATAVDGKFVRGDVIEILNASGETIARGLAEYDAGDAARIMGLRSDAIAEVLGYAPRSALVHRDQMVLL